The following are from one region of the Juglans regia cultivar Chandler chromosome 10, Walnut 2.0, whole genome shotgun sequence genome:
- the LOC109017690 gene encoding uncharacterized protein LOC109017690, whose amino-acid sequence MAKVHAPGKECIRCPCRRCRNRTFHPIPMVEDHLFIIGIDPSYTEWIFHGEEESLAEAEFSDEEGDDAYSYNDYIDDVDEMLDDIHTGPSRHTSDTPIHPNFDELFDDARKPLYPNCTEFSKLSFIVKLLHIKTVGGWTVKSFDMVIKLLQAAFPHALFPSSYNEARRLQRGLGFSYTKIHVCPNDCVLFWKDHANKDECPKCNASRWASSTTNQQRIPQKVLRYFPLKPRLQRLFMSKKTAQAMRWHVEERVDDPNFMRHPADSRVWKDFDNKHPRFAQDPRNVRLGLASDGFNPFNNMSKPYSIWPVLLVPYNLPPWSCMKDPYLMLSLLIPGPKAPGNDIDVFLRPLLDDLRELWEEGIRTYDAYKRESFQLRAALLWTIHDFPAYANLSG is encoded by the exons ATGGCGAAGGTCCATGCACCGGGTAAAGAATGCATAAGGTGTCCATGTAGGAGATGCCGAAATCGAACTTTCCATCCTATTCCTATGGTTGAGGATCACTTGTTCATCATAGGTATTGATCCATCTTATACGGAATGGATATTCCATGGCGAGGAGGAAAGTTTGGCCGAGGCAGAATTTTCGGATGAAGAAGGTGATGATGCCTATAGCTATAATGACTACATTGATGATGTAGACGAGATGCTAGATGACATCC ACACAGGGCCTTCACGACACACCTCTGATACTCCAATACACCCGAACTTCGACGAGTTGTTTGATGATGCAAGAAAGCCACTTTATCCAAACTGCACAGAGTTCTCAAAGCTATCATTCATAGTCAAGTTGCTTCACATAAAGACAGTTGGTGGTTGGACTGTGAAGTCGTTTGACATGGTTATAAAGCTTTTGCAAGCAGCGTTTCCTCATGCTCTTTTCCCTAGCTCATATAACGAGGCTCGCCGCTTACAACGTGGTTTGGGCTTCAGTTATACAAAGATACATGTATGTCCAAATGATTGTGTCTTGTTTTGGAAGGATCATGCTAATAAAGATGAGTGCCCCAAATGTAATGCATCTAGGTGGGCCTCAAGCACAACTAACCAACAGAGGATACCTCAAAAAGTCCTCCGATATTTTCCATTGAAGCCACGGTTGCAAAGGCTGTTTATGTCAAAGAAGACCGCCCAAGCCATGAGATGGCATGTAGAAGAGCGTGTTGACGATCCCAACTTCATGAGACATCCGGCTGATTCTAGGGTTTGGAAGGACTTCGATAACAAACATCCGAGGTTTGCCCAAGATCCTCGTAATGTCAGACTTGGACTAGCGAGTGATGGGTTCAACCCATTCAATAACATGAGCAAACCGTACAGCATTTGGCCAGTGCTACTTGTGCCTTACAACTTGCCCCcttggtcatgcatgaaagatccatacTTGATGTTGTCATTGTTAATCCCTGGACCAAAGGCACCGGGAAATGATATTGACGTGTTCCTGCGTCCCCTATTAGATGACTTGAGAGAATTATGGGAAGAGGGAATTCGTACATATGATGCATACAAACGAGAATCGTTTCAGCTGAGGGCAGCGTTGCTCTGGACCATCCATGATTTTCCTGCATATGCAAATCTTTCAGGCTAG